The Impatiens glandulifera chromosome 8, dImpGla2.1, whole genome shotgun sequence genome includes a window with the following:
- the LOC124912270 gene encoding uncharacterized protein LOC124912270, translating into MGDHFVLLVDRLLTESTLEAAIESRNQFKFDEKPVDVTVDCSSNGVYLPSKMVECRICQDDDLDSNMEIPCFCRGSLKYAHRRCVQRWCNEKGDTICEICQQPFKPGYTAPPPMFQFGPIPLNFRGNWEISRRDLNNQRLIAMVSTDRNFLNHNYDDEYSVSSTRNLFCCRSVAIIFMVLLILRHTLPFIFGETDDYSLPLFLLLLLRVSGIVLPIYIIAKAVNAIRCARRQRESPTTMGSSSDEETEEMNLEHRAHIIHIP; encoded by the exons ATGGGTGATCATTTCGTATTGTTAGTTGATCGTTTGTTGACGGAATCAACACTTGAGGCTGCAATTGAGAGTAGGaatcaattcaaatttgatgaaaaacCTGTTGATGTAACAGTTGATTGTTCTTCAAATGGCGTGTATTTACCTAGTAAGATGGTTGAATGTAGAATATGTCAAGATGATGATCTTGATTCAAATATGGAAATTCCTTGCTTTTGTCGTGGAAGTCTTAAG TATGCACACCGGAGATGTGTTCAAAGGTGGTGTAATGAGAAAGGTGACACAATTTGTGAGATTTGCCAACAG cCATTTAAGCCCGGTTATACTGCACCGCCTCCTATGTTTCAATTTGGGCCAATTCCGTTGAACTTTAG GGGAAATTGGGAAATCAGTAGAAGGGATTTGAATAATCAACGGCTTATAGCAATGGTCTCAACTGACCGTAATTTTCTCAATCACAACTATGATGATGAATATTCGGTTTCTTCAACCAGGAACTTGTTTTGCTGTCGTTCAGTTGCCATAATC TTCATGGTTCTTCTGATTTTGCGACATACACTTCCATTCATATTCGGTGAGACAGATGACTATTCCCTCCCGTTGTTCTTG TTATTACTCCTTCGTGTTTCGGGTATTGTACTTCCTATTTACATAATCGCAAAGGCTGTGAATGCTATCCGGTGTGCTCGTCGCCAAAGG GAGTCTCCTACAACTATGGGTTCTTCTTCAGACGAAGAAACAGAAGAGATGAATCTTGAGCATCGGGCGCATATCATTCATATTCCATGA